A DNA window from Streptomyces canus contains the following coding sequences:
- a CDS encoding HAD-IIIA family hydrolase yields the protein MTRVRTVLFDRDSILAEDPPGPDGVRPAPGAREALGMLRLHGVRTGFVALRPGGDGRLGDADVRAVNHRVDDLLGPFDIWGVCPHGPDDGCHCRPPEPGLILWAAGRVCTAPADCAVVGTAAHAEAAARVGAHGILVPDERTRPEETARADHVAPDVLTAVRALLNGPPQGRVLVDERPIESAFEPGEG from the coding sequence GAAGACCCGCCCGGCCCCGACGGGGTGCGCCCGGCGCCCGGTGCCCGTGAGGCGCTCGGCATGCTGCGCCTGCACGGCGTCCGCACCGGGTTCGTCGCCCTGCGACCGGGCGGGGACGGGCGACTCGGCGACGCCGACGTACGGGCCGTCAACCACCGCGTCGACGACCTCCTCGGTCCCTTCGACATCTGGGGAGTGTGCCCGCACGGGCCCGACGACGGCTGCCACTGCCGACCACCCGAACCGGGCCTGATCCTCTGGGCGGCGGGCCGGGTGTGCACCGCACCGGCGGACTGCGCGGTCGTCGGCACGGCCGCGCACGCCGAGGCCGCCGCCCGGGTGGGCGCCCACGGGATCCTCGTACCGGACGAGCGGACCCGGCCGGAGGAGACGGCGCGGGCCGATCATGTGGCGCCGGACGTCCTGACCGCCGTACGCGCGCTGCTCAACGGGCCGCCGCAGGGGCGGGTCCTGGTCGACGAGCGTCCGATCGAGTCGGCCTTCGAGCCGGGGGAGGGCTGA